TCCGGCGTTGGGCTGCAAGGACACCGCGTCGTAGCCGGTGATCGCGACCAACCATGTCTCGAGGTCGGCGATCAGCTTGCGCAGCCCGGGTGCGTCGGATGCCGGGGCGAACGGATGCTGGCGCGCGAACTCCGGCCACGTGATGGGCTCCATCTCGGCGGCCGCATTCAGCTTCATCGTGCACGATCCCAGTGGAATCATGCTGCGGTCCAACGCAATGTCTTTGTCAGCCAACGACCGCAGATATCGCATCATCTCCGTCTCGGTGCGATACCTCGTGAACGCGGGATGGGTCAGGAACTCCGAGGTGCGGGTTGCGATGTCCGGGCCGTCGAACGCGTCACCGGCCGCTGCCCCGAAAGCCGACAGCACGGCCTCGACGTGTTGTGTGGTGGTGGCCTCGTCGCAGGACACCGACAGGTGGTCGTCGTCGACCAGCCAGACGTTGACACCGTGAGCCTTGGCGGCGTCGCGGATCTCTGCCGCCCTGCCGGGAACCCGGGCCAGCACGGTGTCGAAGAACGCGCGGTGTACGACCTCCACACCGCCGGCGGTCAACCCCGCGGCGATCGCGCGGGCACGCCCGTGCACCCGCCGCGCGATCGCGGACAACCCGTCCGCGCCGTGGTAACTCGCGTACATCGCCGCGATCACGGCGAGCAGCACCTGTGCGGTGCAGATGTTGCTCGTGGCCTTGTCGCGCCGGATGTGCTGTTCGCGGGTCTGCAACGCCAACCGATACGCCGGTGCCCCGTCGGCGTCGAGCGAGACTCCGACCAGGCGGCCGGGAAGTTGCCTGGCGTGCTTGGCGTGCACGGCGAGATACCCCGCGTGCGGTCCACCGAATCCCATTGGGACACCGAATCTCTGGGTGCTGCCGAAGGCGACGTCGGCTCCGATTTCACCGGGCGGTGTGATGAGCGCCATGGCGAGCAGGTCGGCGCCGACGGCGACGAGCGCGCCACGGTCGTGCGCCTGGGTGACCATGTCGCTCCAGTCGACGATCGCGCCGCTGGCCCCCGGCAACTGCGCGATGACTCCGAAGAACGCACCCTCCGGCAGGCCCTGCGTGAGATCGGCCTGGACGATCTCGATGCCCAGCGGCTCGGCGCGGGTGGCCAGCACGGCGGCGGTCTGCCGGTACACGTCGACGTCGACGACCAGCCGGTTCGATGATCCGCGGACCGCGCGGTGCATCAGCGTCATCGCCTCGGCGGCCGCGGTGCCCTCGTCGAGCATCGAGGCGTTGGCGACCTCGAGTCCCGTGAGGTCGCAGACCATGGTCTGGAAGTTCAGCAGCGCCTCGAGCCGGCCCTGGCTGATCTCTGGCTGGTAGGGCGTGTAGGCGGTGTACCACGCTGGGTTCTCAAGTATGTTGCGGCGCAACACCGGTGGCGTGAGGGTGTCGAAGTAGCCCTGCCCGATCATCGACACCGCGACGGTGTTCGTATCGGCGAGCGCGCGCAGTTCCGCCAGCGCTTCGTCCTCTGTGGCGGCCGGCGGCAGCTGATCCAGTCCCGGTGCCACCTGGTCTGCGTCCAGCGAGTCGAGAATGCCGGCCGGTAGCGCCTTCTTGGCGAGTTCGTCGAGCGAACCCACGCCGATGGTCGCGAGCATTGTGGTGACGGCGTCCGCATCGGGTCCGATGTGACGTGCGGCGAAGGTGAAGTTCTCGGAGTCAGACACCTGCGATTGCTCCAGACGCGTGAAGGTTGACGAACCGTTGGGTTCCTCTCCCTCTGTCGTCGGTGCCTGAGAGATTCGGCGACCCGCGCTGCACGCGAGAAGTGCCTTTCCCCATGGGCGGGCAG
The sequence above is drawn from the Mycobacterium gallinarum genome and encodes:
- the gcvP gene encoding aminomethyl-transferring glycine dehydrogenase, translated to MSDSENFTFAARHIGPDADAVTTMLATIGVGSLDELAKKALPAGILDSLDADQVAPGLDQLPPAATEDEALAELRALADTNTVAVSMIGQGYFDTLTPPVLRRNILENPAWYTAYTPYQPEISQGRLEALLNFQTMVCDLTGLEVANASMLDEGTAAAEAMTLMHRAVRGSSNRLVVDVDVYRQTAAVLATRAEPLGIEIVQADLTQGLPEGAFFGVIAQLPGASGAIVDWSDMVTQAHDRGALVAVGADLLAMALITPPGEIGADVAFGSTQRFGVPMGFGGPHAGYLAVHAKHARQLPGRLVGVSLDADGAPAYRLALQTREQHIRRDKATSNICTAQVLLAVIAAMYASYHGADGLSAIARRVHGRARAIAAGLTAGGVEVVHRAFFDTVLARVPGRAAEIRDAAKAHGVNVWLVDDDHLSVSCDEATTTQHVEAVLSAFGAAAGDAFDGPDIATRTSEFLTHPAFTRYRTETEMMRYLRSLADKDIALDRSMIPLGSCTMKLNAAAEMEPITWPEFARQHPFAPASDAPGLRKLIADLETWLVAITGYDAVSLQPNAGSQGEYAGLLAIQAYHAERGQPDRHVCLIPSSAHGTNAASAALVGMRVVVVACRANGDVDLDDLRAKVNEHADRLSALMITYPSTHGVFEHDIADICAAVHDAGGQVYVDGANLNALVGLARPGRFGGDVSHLNLHKTFCIPHGGGGPGVGPVAVRSHLAKYLPGHPLADELPDKYAVSAAPYGSASILPISWAYIRMMGAGGLRAASLTAIASANYIARRLGEHYPVLYTGENGMVAHECILDLRTITKETGVTVDDVAKRLADYGFHAPTMSFPVAGTLMVEPTESESLAEVDAFCEAMIAIRGEIDAVAAGTWPVDDNPMRGAPHTAECLLVSDWDHPYTREQAAYPLGKNYRPKVWPPVRRIDGAYGDRNLMCSCPPVEAFA